A section of the Lujinxingia sediminis genome encodes:
- the yidD gene encoding membrane protein insertion efficiency factor YidD: MVRFYQRALSPLLPPMCRYRPTCSSYMIEALRRYGFFKGGYLGLKRLLRCHPLRPGGYDPVP; encoded by the coding sequence ATGGTGCGTTTTTACCAGCGCGCGCTCTCCCCTTTACTCCCCCCGATGTGCCGATATCGGCCGACCTGCTCCTCGTATATGATCGAGGCGCTGCGGCGTTACGGCTTCTTTAAAGGCGGCTACCTCGGGCTTAAACGCCTGCTGCGCTGCCATCCCTTACGCCCGGGCGGCTACGATCCCGTCCCCTGA
- the yidC gene encoding membrane protein insertase YidC has translation MEQKRFILAMSLITVVFIVWQAVMGPDPGELAPEDGEAVTAQEAETGGEGAQTASTEGTEAESESAQAMPAAEPDDAPVEAPVVEERSDVLASDMVRITLNNQGAVATDIQVTSPDQYAGEGGDLLRSFEENAPAYPFTTRFRAENVQVAPDAGYELIEDLSELNADGETFNKITYRYTDPRGRFSVDKIYAINGEKPYVVDFDVVVHNRLKDVRLVDTLLVDVIGKDDPNRKSNFLDFRPDQLEAVCRNSDDMERTLFEQLEETTTFSQYPVIWAGADTRYFLMAAIPESGAKSCVFERLDGDYLRTNLAYEGFSIAPNERYTESHLLYLGPKDFGVLKDVGYRIEEAVDYGLLTVLARPLRALLVFFFGFTGNWGIAIILLTLLIKLLSWPLTQKAYVSAERMKQIQPIIKEIREKYENDQQRMTEETMKVFKEHNVSPLGCLPMLLQMPILYGLFVMIYNSVELYQADFLWYTDLSAPDPIFLLPIIMGAVMVVQQRLTMVDQSNPQMAMMMKIMPIMFTAFMLFLPAGLVLYYLLNLVLGLLQQYMIKRQFAATDEGATTT, from the coding sequence ATGGAACAAAAACGCTTCATTCTGGCGATGAGTCTGATCACCGTCGTCTTCATTGTCTGGCAGGCCGTCATGGGCCCCGATCCCGGCGAGTTGGCCCCGGAGGACGGCGAAGCCGTTACCGCGCAGGAGGCTGAGACCGGTGGTGAGGGTGCCCAGACTGCGTCGACCGAAGGCACCGAAGCTGAGTCCGAAAGCGCGCAGGCCATGCCTGCGGCCGAGCCCGACGACGCTCCGGTCGAAGCGCCGGTGGTCGAAGAGCGCTCCGATGTGCTGGCCAGCGATATGGTGCGTATTACCCTGAACAACCAGGGCGCGGTCGCCACCGACATTCAGGTCACCTCCCCCGATCAGTACGCTGGCGAGGGCGGCGATCTGTTGCGTTCCTTTGAAGAGAATGCGCCGGCCTATCCCTTCACCACGCGCTTTCGCGCCGAAAACGTCCAGGTGGCCCCGGACGCCGGCTACGAGCTCATTGAGGACTTAAGCGAGCTCAACGCCGACGGTGAGACCTTCAACAAAATCACCTACCGCTACACCGATCCGCGCGGGCGCTTCAGCGTCGATAAGATCTACGCCATCAATGGCGAGAAGCCCTACGTCGTAGACTTCGACGTGGTGGTTCACAACCGCCTTAAAGATGTGCGCCTGGTCGACACGCTGCTCGTCGACGTGATCGGCAAGGACGACCCCAACCGCAAGTCCAACTTTTTGGACTTCCGCCCCGACCAGCTCGAGGCGGTCTGTCGCAACAGCGACGATATGGAGCGCACCCTCTTTGAGCAGCTCGAAGAGACGACGACCTTTAGCCAGTACCCGGTGATCTGGGCCGGTGCCGACACCCGCTACTTCCTGATGGCGGCGATCCCCGAGTCGGGCGCCAAATCCTGCGTTTTTGAGCGCCTCGACGGTGACTACCTGCGCACCAACCTGGCCTATGAAGGCTTCTCGATCGCGCCGAACGAGCGCTACACCGAGAGCCACCTGCTCTACCTGGGCCCCAAAGACTTCGGCGTGCTCAAGGACGTGGGCTACCGCATCGAAGAGGCCGTCGACTACGGGCTTCTCACCGTGCTGGCGCGTCCGCTGCGCGCGCTCCTGGTGTTCTTCTTCGGCTTCACCGGCAACTGGGGCATCGCGATTATTTTGCTCACCCTGCTCATCAAGCTTCTGAGCTGGCCGCTGACCCAGAAGGCCTACGTGAGCGCCGAGCGCATGAAGCAGATCCAGCCCATCATCAAAGAGATCCGCGAGAAGTACGAGAACGACCAGCAGCGCATGACCGAAGAGACCATGAAGGTCTTCAAAGAGCATAACGTCAGCCCGCTGGGTTGTTTGCCGATGCTCCTTCAGATGCCGATCCTCTACGGCCTCTTCGTGATGATCTACAACTCGGTGGAGCTCTATCAGGCCGACTTCCTGTGGTACACCGACCTCTCTGCGCCCGACCCGATCTTCCTGCTCCCGATCATCATGGGGGCGGTGATGGTGGTTCAGCAGCGCCTGACGATGGTCGATCAGAGCAACCCGCAGATGGCGATGATGATGAAGATCATGCCCATCATGTTCACCGCCTTCATGCTCTTTTTGCCCGCCGGTCTGGTGCTTTACTACCTGCTCAACCTGGTGCTGGGACTTCTGCAGCAGTACATGATCAAGCGGCAGTTTGCGGCGACCGACGAAGGCGCCACCACCACCTGA